A window of the Cynocephalus volans isolate mCynVol1 chromosome 10, mCynVol1.pri, whole genome shotgun sequence genome harbors these coding sequences:
- the ADAP2 gene encoding arf-GAP with dual PH domain-containing protein 2 isoform X3: MGDSERNKKRLLELLQAAGTGNAHCADCGAADPDWASYKLGIFICLNCSGVHRNFPDVSRVKSVRLDFWDDSIVEFMTHNGNLRVKAKFEARVPAFYYIPQANDCMVLKEQWIRAKYERQEFMADGKPISPSGNKEGFLWKRGKDNARFLRRRFVLLAREGLLKYYTKEEGKGPKAVISIKDLNATFQTEKIGHPHGLQITYRREGHTRNLFVYHESGKEIVDWFNALRSARLRYLKMAFPELPESELLPLLTRNYLKQGFMEKTGPKREPFKKRWFALDPQERRLLYYKKPLDAFEQGQVLLGSKEQGYAVYEDLPKGTRGNCWKAGLTIVTPERRFVLTCPSEKERREWLESLQDVLSCPLTPLSLLAASTESGHSSR; this comes from the exons ATGGGCGACAGCGAGCGCAACAAGAAGCGgctgctggagctgctgcaggCGGCGGGCACCGGCAACGCGCACTGCGCCGACTGCGGGGCGGCGG ATCCCGACTGGGCTTCTTACAAGCTGGGGATCTTCATCTGTCTCAACTGCTCCGGAGTCCACCGCAACTTCCCGGACGTCAGCAGAGTTAAATCCGTGAGACTTGACTTCTGGGACGACAGTATTGTGGAG TTTATGACCCACAATGGGAACCTCCGTGTGAAGGCCAAGTTTGAAGCCAGAGTCCCAGCTTTCTACTACATCCCCCAGGCCAACGACTGCAT GGTCTTAAAGGAACAATGGATTCGAGCTAAGTATGAGAGGCAGGAATTTATGGCTGATGGGAAACCCATTTCACCCTCAG GTAACAAAGAAGGATTCCTGTGGAAGCGGGGAAAGGACAACGCACGGTTCCTGAGAAGGAGATTTGTCCTTCTGGCAAGAGAAGGACTCTTGAAGTACTACACTAAGGAAGAG gGTAAAGGCCCCAAAGCTGTCATCAGCATCAAGGACTTGAATGCCACCTTCCAGACAGAGAAGATAGGCCACCCCCATGGGCTGCAGATCACCTACAGGAGAGAGGGCCACACCAGGAACCTGTTTGTATATCACGAAAGTGGGAAG GAGATAGTGGACTGGTTCAATGCCCTCCGCTCAGCACGGCTGCGATACCTAAAAATGGCCTTTCCTGAGCTTCCAGAGTCTGAG ctcctgcccctCCTCACCAGGAACTACCTCAAACAAGGATTCATGGAGAAGACCGGTCCTAAG AGAGAACCTTTCAAGAAAAGGTGGTTCGCCCTGGACCCTCAGGAGCGGAGGCTGCTCTATTATAAGAAACCGCTG GATGCTTTTGAGCAGGGCCAGGTTTTACTTGGGAGCAAGGAGCAAGGGTATGCAGTATATGAAGACCTGCCCAAGGGCACCCGAGGGAACTGCTGGAAAGCTGGCCTCACCATCGTCACCCCGGAGCGGAGATTTGTCCTCACCTGCCCCAGCGAAAAGGAGCGGCGGGAATGGCTGGAGAGCTTGCAGGATGTCCTGTCCTGCCCCTTGACACCCCTCAGCCTCCTCG
- the ADAP2 gene encoding arf-GAP with dual PH domain-containing protein 2 isoform X2, with amino-acid sequence MGDSERNKKRLLELLQAAGTGNAHCADCGAADPDWASYKLGIFICLNCSGVHRNFPDVSRVKSVRLDFWDDSIVEFMTHNGNLRVKAKFEARVPAFYYIPQANDCMVLKEQWIRAKYERQEFMADGKPISPSGNKEGFLWKRGKDNARFLRRRFVLLAREGLLKYYTKEEGKGPKAVISIKDLNATFQTEKIGHPHGLQITYRREGHTRNLFVYHESGKEIVDWFNALRSARLRYLKMAFPELPESELLPLLTRNYLKQGFMEKTGPKQREPFKKRWFALDPQERRLLYYKKPLDAFEQGQVLLGSKEQGYAVYEDLPKGTRGNCWKAGLTIVTPERRFVLTCPSEKERREWLESLQDVLSCPLTPLSLLAASTESGHSSR; translated from the exons ATGGGCGACAGCGAGCGCAACAAGAAGCGgctgctggagctgctgcaggCGGCGGGCACCGGCAACGCGCACTGCGCCGACTGCGGGGCGGCGG ATCCCGACTGGGCTTCTTACAAGCTGGGGATCTTCATCTGTCTCAACTGCTCCGGAGTCCACCGCAACTTCCCGGACGTCAGCAGAGTTAAATCCGTGAGACTTGACTTCTGGGACGACAGTATTGTGGAG TTTATGACCCACAATGGGAACCTCCGTGTGAAGGCCAAGTTTGAAGCCAGAGTCCCAGCTTTCTACTACATCCCCCAGGCCAACGACTGCAT GGTCTTAAAGGAACAATGGATTCGAGCTAAGTATGAGAGGCAGGAATTTATGGCTGATGGGAAACCCATTTCACCCTCAG GTAACAAAGAAGGATTCCTGTGGAAGCGGGGAAAGGACAACGCACGGTTCCTGAGAAGGAGATTTGTCCTTCTGGCAAGAGAAGGACTCTTGAAGTACTACACTAAGGAAGAG gGTAAAGGCCCCAAAGCTGTCATCAGCATCAAGGACTTGAATGCCACCTTCCAGACAGAGAAGATAGGCCACCCCCATGGGCTGCAGATCACCTACAGGAGAGAGGGCCACACCAGGAACCTGTTTGTATATCACGAAAGTGGGAAG GAGATAGTGGACTGGTTCAATGCCCTCCGCTCAGCACGGCTGCGATACCTAAAAATGGCCTTTCCTGAGCTTCCAGAGTCTGAG ctcctgcccctCCTCACCAGGAACTACCTCAAACAAGGATTCATGGAGAAGACCGGTCCTAAG CAGAGAGAACCTTTCAAGAAAAGGTGGTTCGCCCTGGACCCTCAGGAGCGGAGGCTGCTCTATTATAAGAAACCGCTG GATGCTTTTGAGCAGGGCCAGGTTTTACTTGGGAGCAAGGAGCAAGGGTATGCAGTATATGAAGACCTGCCCAAGGGCACCCGAGGGAACTGCTGGAAAGCTGGCCTCACCATCGTCACCCCGGAGCGGAGATTTGTCCTCACCTGCCCCAGCGAAAAGGAGCGGCGGGAATGGCTGGAGAGCTTGCAGGATGTCCTGTCCTGCCCCTTGACACCCCTCAGCCTCCTCG
- the ADAP2 gene encoding arf-GAP with dual PH domain-containing protein 2 isoform X1 produces the protein MGDSERNKKRLLELLQAAGTGNAHCADCGAADPDWASYKLGIFICLNCSGVHRNFPDVSRVKSVRLDFWDDSIVEVAVVLQFMTHNGNLRVKAKFEARVPAFYYIPQANDCMVLKEQWIRAKYERQEFMADGKPISPSGNKEGFLWKRGKDNARFLRRRFVLLAREGLLKYYTKEEGKGPKAVISIKDLNATFQTEKIGHPHGLQITYRREGHTRNLFVYHESGKEIVDWFNALRSARLRYLKMAFPELPESELLPLLTRNYLKQGFMEKTGPKQREPFKKRWFALDPQERRLLYYKKPLDAFEQGQVLLGSKEQGYAVYEDLPKGTRGNCWKAGLTIVTPERRFVLTCPSEKERREWLESLQDVLSCPLTPLSLLAASTESGHSSR, from the exons ATGGGCGACAGCGAGCGCAACAAGAAGCGgctgctggagctgctgcaggCGGCGGGCACCGGCAACGCGCACTGCGCCGACTGCGGGGCGGCGG ATCCCGACTGGGCTTCTTACAAGCTGGGGATCTTCATCTGTCTCAACTGCTCCGGAGTCCACCGCAACTTCCCGGACGTCAGCAGAGTTAAATCCGTGAGACTTGACTTCTGGGACGACAGTATTGTGGAG G TTGCTGTTGTCTTACAGTTTATGACCCACAATGGGAACCTCCGTGTGAAGGCCAAGTTTGAAGCCAGAGTCCCAGCTTTCTACTACATCCCCCAGGCCAACGACTGCAT GGTCTTAAAGGAACAATGGATTCGAGCTAAGTATGAGAGGCAGGAATTTATGGCTGATGGGAAACCCATTTCACCCTCAG GTAACAAAGAAGGATTCCTGTGGAAGCGGGGAAAGGACAACGCACGGTTCCTGAGAAGGAGATTTGTCCTTCTGGCAAGAGAAGGACTCTTGAAGTACTACACTAAGGAAGAG gGTAAAGGCCCCAAAGCTGTCATCAGCATCAAGGACTTGAATGCCACCTTCCAGACAGAGAAGATAGGCCACCCCCATGGGCTGCAGATCACCTACAGGAGAGAGGGCCACACCAGGAACCTGTTTGTATATCACGAAAGTGGGAAG GAGATAGTGGACTGGTTCAATGCCCTCCGCTCAGCACGGCTGCGATACCTAAAAATGGCCTTTCCTGAGCTTCCAGAGTCTGAG ctcctgcccctCCTCACCAGGAACTACCTCAAACAAGGATTCATGGAGAAGACCGGTCCTAAG CAGAGAGAACCTTTCAAGAAAAGGTGGTTCGCCCTGGACCCTCAGGAGCGGAGGCTGCTCTATTATAAGAAACCGCTG GATGCTTTTGAGCAGGGCCAGGTTTTACTTGGGAGCAAGGAGCAAGGGTATGCAGTATATGAAGACCTGCCCAAGGGCACCCGAGGGAACTGCTGGAAAGCTGGCCTCACCATCGTCACCCCGGAGCGGAGATTTGTCCTCACCTGCCCCAGCGAAAAGGAGCGGCGGGAATGGCTGGAGAGCTTGCAGGATGTCCTGTCCTGCCCCTTGACACCCCTCAGCCTCCTCG
- the ADAP2 gene encoding arf-GAP with dual PH domain-containing protein 2 isoform X4 yields the protein MGDSERNKKRLLELLQAAGTGNAHCADCGAADPDWASYKLGIFICLNCSGVHRNFPDVSRVKSVRLDFWDDSIVEFMTHNGNLRVKAKFEARVPAFYYIPQANDCMVLKEQWIRAKYERQEFMADGKPISPSGNKEGFLWKRGKDNARFLRRRFVLLAREGLLKYYTKEEGKGPKAVISIKDLNATFQTEKIGHPHGLQITYRREGHTRNLFVYHESGKEIVDWFNALRSARLRYLKMAFPELPESELLPLLTRNYLKQGFMEKTGPKQREPFKKRWFALDPQERRLLYYKKPLDAFEQGQVLLGSKEQGYAVYEDLPKGTRGNCWKAGLTIVTPERRFVLTCPTASTESGHSSR from the exons ATGGGCGACAGCGAGCGCAACAAGAAGCGgctgctggagctgctgcaggCGGCGGGCACCGGCAACGCGCACTGCGCCGACTGCGGGGCGGCGG ATCCCGACTGGGCTTCTTACAAGCTGGGGATCTTCATCTGTCTCAACTGCTCCGGAGTCCACCGCAACTTCCCGGACGTCAGCAGAGTTAAATCCGTGAGACTTGACTTCTGGGACGACAGTATTGTGGAG TTTATGACCCACAATGGGAACCTCCGTGTGAAGGCCAAGTTTGAAGCCAGAGTCCCAGCTTTCTACTACATCCCCCAGGCCAACGACTGCAT GGTCTTAAAGGAACAATGGATTCGAGCTAAGTATGAGAGGCAGGAATTTATGGCTGATGGGAAACCCATTTCACCCTCAG GTAACAAAGAAGGATTCCTGTGGAAGCGGGGAAAGGACAACGCACGGTTCCTGAGAAGGAGATTTGTCCTTCTGGCAAGAGAAGGACTCTTGAAGTACTACACTAAGGAAGAG gGTAAAGGCCCCAAAGCTGTCATCAGCATCAAGGACTTGAATGCCACCTTCCAGACAGAGAAGATAGGCCACCCCCATGGGCTGCAGATCACCTACAGGAGAGAGGGCCACACCAGGAACCTGTTTGTATATCACGAAAGTGGGAAG GAGATAGTGGACTGGTTCAATGCCCTCCGCTCAGCACGGCTGCGATACCTAAAAATGGCCTTTCCTGAGCTTCCAGAGTCTGAG ctcctgcccctCCTCACCAGGAACTACCTCAAACAAGGATTCATGGAGAAGACCGGTCCTAAG CAGAGAGAACCTTTCAAGAAAAGGTGGTTCGCCCTGGACCCTCAGGAGCGGAGGCTGCTCTATTATAAGAAACCGCTG GATGCTTTTGAGCAGGGCCAGGTTTTACTTGGGAGCAAGGAGCAAGGGTATGCAGTATATGAAGACCTGCCCAAGGGCACCCGAGGGAACTGCTGGAAAGCTGGCCTCACCATCGTCACCCCGGAGCGGAGATTTGTCCTCACCTGCCCCA
- the TEFM gene encoding transcription elongation factor, mitochondrial produces the protein MSVPSLLMAGGRWRCFPIPLRSSLFQAIHNSCCRKKSTAPKKLIPSIAFCDKNAKESGTALDKLFSPEQQASILHVLNTASNKELEDFKLLRGRKSINIVEHREKFGPFQNLESLMNVPLFQYKTTVQVCNSILCPETGRKKRKSQENRLLGKFIKPDIERERLEAVNSIVSIVFGTRKIAWAHLDRKLAVLDWQQSDCGRLMNRTYPSSIYLEEISSVISKMPKADFYVLEKTGLSIQNSSLFPILLHFHMVEAMLYALLNKTFAQDGQHQVLSMNRNAVGKHFELMMGDSRTSGKELVKQFLSESVLKAEPRVFFPADKVVRYRQMFSSTESHRVEELYDSLLQAVAFYELVFDTKP, from the exons ATGAGCGTTCCTAGTCTCCTCATGGCAGGAG GGAGATGGAGATGTTTTCCAATTCCATTGAGATCATCCTTGTTCCAGGCCATACATAATTCCTGCTGTCGGAAAAAATCCACTGCACCTAAGAAACTTATTCCCAGTATTGCTTTTTGTGACAAAAATGCAAAGGAGTCTGGAACTGCACTTGACAAGCTCTTCTCTCCAGAACAGCAGGCTTCCATCTTGCATGTGTTGAATACAGCATCTAATAAAGAACTTGAAGATTTCAAATTGCTTCGTGGTAGAAAGTCTATCAATATTGTAGAGCACAGAGAAAAGTTTGGGCCATTTCAGAATTTGGAGAGTTTAATGAATGTGCCTTTGTTCCAGTATAAAACTACTGTTCAAGTGTGTAACTCCATTCTTTGTCCAGagactggaaggaaaaaaagaaagtcacaggAAAACCGGCTCTTGGGAAAATTCATCAAACcagatatagaaagagagagacttgAG gcAGTTAACAGTATAGTGTCTATTGTTTTTGGTACCCGAAAAATTGCCTGGGCTCACCTTGATCGTAAATTGGCAGTGCTGGACTGGCAGCAGAGTGACTGTGGGAGATTAATGAACAGAACATACCCATCATCAATCTATTTAGAAGAG atttcttcagtcatttcaaagatgcCTAAAGCAGATTTCTATGTTCTGGAAAAAACAGGACTTTCCATTCAGAACTCATCTCTTTTTCCTATACTGTTACATTTTCATATGGTGGAAGCCATGCTGTATGCcttattaaataaaacttttgcCCAGGACGGCCAGCATCAAGTGCTGAGCATGAATCGAAATGCAGTGGGGAAGCACTTTGAATTGATGATGGGTGACTCTCGGACTAGTGGAAAAGAACTAGTGAAGCAATTCCTCTCTGAGTCTGTACTGAAGGCGGAGCCTCGGGTGTTCTTCCCAGCTGATAAAGTAGTCCGCTATAGACAGATGTTTTCATCTACTGAATCACACAGAGTGGAAGAATTATATGATTCATTATTACAAGCTGTTGCCTTCTATGAATTAGTTTTTGACACTAAGCCTTAG